CCCCGATCACGATCGTTCCGCTCCCGTCGCGATGCTCCAGCCGCGTCAACTCCAGCGGATGTCCGGGTTCGAGCGACCTCACACGCACGCGCCCTCGTCGCGAAACGCAAACAACCAGCACCCGCGTGTTCGTGAGCGCATAAATCATCTTCTTTGCGTTCGCGAGAATCCTCAGCGGCGAGAGCAACAGAAAAAGACCCGAGGCCGTGATGACAACGCCCAGCGACGCCGCAACCAAAAGCCGGCCTTTCGTCGGCCCATCGATTGGTGATGGCGCAAGCCCCGCCGAACGCAACTTTTCGAATTCGTGCCAAAGGTCCAATGCGATTCCGAAGAAAGCGATTCCGAACAAAAGCGCCACGATCGCAAGGAACACCGACGCCGTCATTCCGCCGATCGCGACGCGCCACGCAACCGGACATCCCGCCCAAAGCAGTTTTTCGTCCGGATCGAGCTCTCGCGCCAGCGCGTCACGAAGCTCCTTTGGAAGCCCGCTCCACTCAGCCGATGCGGTAGTTTCCCCCCAATCTCTCGCGATGCTCATTCCTCACCACCGCCCTGCCGCTCACCGGCTCGGATTCGCCCGGTACCAGTCGATTGTCTTCTTCAGCCCCTCTTCAAACGTCACCTGGCTCTTCCATCCAAGCAGTTTTTCGGCTTTTTCCACCGACAGCTTCCGGCGGGGCTGACCGTCCGGCTTTGTCGAATCCCACACGATCCCGCCCTTGAAGCCCGTCAGCTTCACGATCAACTCCACCAAATCCTTGATCGTGATCTCAAAGCTCGCGCCGAGGTTGATCGGGTCCGGATCGTTCATCACATCCGCGGCGCGGCAGATCCCCTCCGCCGCGTCATCCACATACAAAAACTCGCGGCTCGCGCTCCCCGTTCCCCAGCACACGATCTCCTTGTCGCCCCGCGCCTGCGCTTCGACGCACTTTCTGATCAGCGCCGGAATCACGTGGCTGCTCTTGAGATCGAAGTTGTCGTACGGCCCGTACAGATTCACCGGCAAGACGAACGCGCCGCGGAATCCGTACTGCAGCTTGTACGCGTCGAGCATCTGCCACGCCGCCTTCTTCGCGACGCCGTACGGCGCGTTGGTTTCTTCCGGATACCCGTTCCACAAGTCATCTTCCTTGAACGGGATCGGCGCAAACTTCGGATAGGCGCAGATCGTTCCGACCTGGATGAACTTGCCTCCCCGCTCGCTCATGGCGTCCAGCCGAGCCTCTTCAATCAGGTGCAGCGCCATCGCCATGTTCGCAAAGAAATATCGCCCCGGGTTCGCCTGGTTCGCGCCGATGCCGCCGACTTCTGCCGCGAGATGGATCATCACGTCCACCTTCTGCTGGCCGAATGCCGTGCGATAGAGCCGCGCGCAGTCCGCGCGGTCGGTCAGGTCGAAATCTTTCCGCCTTGGAATGAAAACATTCCCCGGCTTGACGCCCCGCGCCCTCAACCGCTCCTGCACCGCGCGCCCCAGAAAGCCGGCGCCGCCGGTGATCGCCACGCGGGCATTCGCCCAGTCAATCGGAGTGGTTTGTACGGATGGGGCGTTCGCCATAGGGTCGGGAGTTTATGCGTTCGGGTTCCAAAAAAGACGCGCGAACACTTGCATCCTTCTCTTCCGGAATCCGCATATTTGAGACCGGCAATAGGCCTCTCGGTGCGGCGTTGGTCGGTGGTTCGTCGGCTATCCTCCTTCTCCTCGTCTCCGGGACAGAGGCGCCGGCCGACTTCGCCCGGCGGATCCACCACTTCAAACGCTTTGGAGCCCATCCCACGTGCGACTAACGATGGTCGGAACTGGTTACGTCGGCCTCGTCACCGGTGTCTGCTTCGCCGGAACCGGTAACGACGTCACCTGCTTCGACGTGGACGCCCGGAAAATCGAATCCCTCCGCGAGGGACGCTGCCCGATCTACGAGCCCGGGCTCGAAGAACTCCTCGAACGCAACATCAAGAACGGTCGCCTCCACTTCACAACCGACCCGACCGAGGCGTACAAGGACGCGGAGATCATTTTCATCTGCGTGGGCACGCCCAGCGACGACGCCGGACACGCCGATCTCAAGTACGTCCTCGCCGCCGCCGACGATATCGCCGCCGCGTTTAGCCGCTTCCCCGGAAAACCGCGCACTGTTGTTGTGAAATCCACCGTTCCCGTCGGCACGACGCTCAAGGTTCGCGACCGCATCCGCGCCGCCGTGCCGTCCGCGCAGTTCCACGTCGCAAACAACCCCGAGTTCCTCAAGGAAGGCGACGCGATCAACGACTTCAACAAGCCCGATCGCGTGGTCGTCGGCGTCGAGTCCGACGAAGCCGGCGCGCTCTTCCGCCGCCTCTACGACCCCTTCGTCCGCAACGGCCACCCCATCTTCCTGATGGACATCCTTTCTTCCGAAATGGTCAAGTACGCCAGCAATAACTTCCTCGCCACGAAGATCTCCTTCATCAACGAGATGGCAAACCTCTGCGAGGCATACGGGGCCGACATCGGCAAGGTCCGCGAAGGGATGTGCGCCGATAAGCGCATCGGTTCTCAATTCCTCTACCCAGGCCTCGGTTACGGGGGCTCCTGCTTCCCCAAAGACACCCTCGCCTGCATCGCCATGGGCCAGGTCGCCGGCGTTCCCGTCTCCGTCAGCCAAGCCGTTCACGACACCAACCAGAGGCAACGCGACCGCTTCTTCTCGCGCATCGAATCGCATTTCGCATCGACGGGGGACGGCAGTCTGAAAGGCAAAAAGCTCGCCTTCTGGGGCCTCGCGTTCAAGCCCCGCACCGACGACGTGCGCGAGGCCCCCGCGCTCACGCTCATCGCCAAGGCGCTCCGCGCCGGCGCATCCGTCACCGCGTTCGACCCCGTCGCCGCCGAAACCGCAAGCGCCGAGCTCGGTTCCGCGCCGCGGATCGTCGGCGACATGTACGAGGCCGCGACGGACGCCGATGCGCTCGTCATCTGCACCGACTGGGACGATTTCAAAAGCCCCGATTTCGACCGCCTCGGTGCGGCACTCAAGTCCCGAACGATCTTCGACGGCCGCAATCTCTACCGGCCCGATGACATGTTCGCCCGTGGCTTCACCTATTTCAGCGTCGGTCGCCAAGCAAAGGAACATCGCGCGAAATGACCTCCACTCCGGCGACAACTCCGCAGCAGGACGCCCCCACGATCCGCCTCTGCATGTTCCAGCCGGCGCTCCCCAAGTACCGCCTACCCGTCTTCCGCGAGCTCTCTTCCCGGTCCGGCATCAAGTTCCGCCTGTTCTTCTCCGCCGACGAACCGGTCAAGAACGTCGAGCCCGAGGGCTTCGACGGTGAATCGATCCGTTCCCGCACCATCCTCAAGCGGCCGCACCTGATCTGGCGTCAGGCCCAAATCGATCTCGTCGATCTTTCTCGTTTCGATGTGATCATGGGCGGCTGGAACACCCGCTATCTCAGCCTGGTTCCGATGCTTCTGCTCGCCCAAAGGCGCGGCATCCCCACCGTCCTCTGGGGTCACGGTTACTCCAAGCGAGAGTCCTATTCGCGTCGCTTCCTGCGCGACAGCACAGGAAATCTCGCCACCGCGCTCGTCTTCTACGGCGCCACCGCTCGCAACCGCTTCGTCGAACGAAACGGCCGCCCCGAACGCGCGTTCGTCGCCGCCAACTCGCTCGATCAGCGCGAGGTCCAGGCCGCACGCGACGCCTGGCGCGCAAAGCCCGACGAACTCCAGAAGTTCAAGGAGCAGCACGGCCTCCTCCCCGGCCCCGTTCTCCTTTTCGTCTCGCGCCTCAGCCCCGAAAACCGCACCGACATGCTCCTCCAGGCCGGCGCGATCCTTCGAAAAACCTACCCCGATCTCCGCATCGTGATCGTCGGCGGCGGAATGGAGGACGCCAACCTCCGCGCCGTCGCAAAAGACTGCGGCATCGACGACCGCACCATTTTCACCGGCCCCATCTACGAAGAATCAGAGCTCGCACCTTGGTTCCTCAGTTCCGATCTTTTTGTGTATCCGCGAAACGTCGGGCTCAGCCTTCTCCACGCGATGGGATACGGCCTGCCCGTGATCACGACCGACTACGAGCCATCGTGGGCGCCGGAGGTGGATGCGCTCCAGCCCTGGATCAATGGCATGACCTATCAGGACGGCTCGGTCGATGCCCTCGCCCACATCGTCGGTAGCGTGCTCTCCGACCGCGAACGGCTGGACCGTATGAAAGCAAGCGCCTTCCGCACCGCCACGCAGGAATACAGCCTGACAAAGATGGTGGACGGCATGGAAGCGGCCATCCGCTACGCATTCGAGCACCGGCCCAAACGCTAGCCCCCCCTCTCGAACGCCGATACTGTGGCTCCCGAACTTCGCCCAAGGAGCCCGATGCACGTTGTCATCTTTGAGCCCTGCCCGAGAGGCCACCGCTTCACCTATGTGAAACACGTCATCAGCGCGCTCGCCCCGCTCCCGGTCAGGATCTCTCTCGCCACCAGCCCAGGCGCGGCCCAGTGCGAAACCTATCCGGAGCAGCTCGCGCCGCTCGCGTCCCGCTTCGAAATGGTCGAGCGCTACCCCGAAGCCGATCCGACGGGCAAGCTCGGCTTCGCCTGGAACACCGCCGCCTCGCTCGCCCGCGCCGCCGCGGATCTCAGGCCCGATCACATCATCGCGCCCTCGAGCGACGGCGCCCTCGAGATGCTCGGCGCTCGCAGGCTCGCGCTGCTCGCCCCCGCGCTCGCTCGAACCGAGCTCGAGGCGATGGTGATGGGCGCCTCCTGGGTCTATCTCGATCGCGGCTCAATGAGTCGCAGCGCCAGGCGCTGGGCCAAGCGCCGCGCCTGGGCCGCGCTCCTGGGCGCAACTTCGCTCAAGACGCTCCACATCATCGATCCCCTCCTCATGCGTTCGTTCCGCGCGCTCACCCCGAGCATCGCGGCTCGCACCGTTCTCTCGCCCGATCCCGTTGAGGCGATCCCGCACGTCGGAAAAGCCGAAGCGCGCCGCCGCCTCGGCATCGAAGAGTCGGGCCGGCTCATCTCCTGCGTCGGACGTCTCGATGAACGCAAGGGCGTCGACATCCTCATCCGCGCGTTCCTCGCCGCATCGCTCTCGAGCGACGATCGGCTCCTGCTCGTCGGCACGCACATGCCCGAAATCAGATCCCTCCTCGAAGGCGAGGCCGCCGACCTCGTCCGCTCCGGCCGCATCATCTCCCGCGACGGCTACGTCTCCGACGAGCAGATGGTCCTTTCCATCGCCGCGGCGGATCTCGTCGGCGTCACCTATCGGCGCCATCTCGGCTCCGCCAGCATCCTCATCCGCGCCGCCGCGCAGGGTCGGCCCATTCTTTCGTCCGATCTCGGCTGGCCCGGCGAAACATGCCGCCGCTTCGCGCTCGGAACCGCCTGCACCGTTCGCGACCAGGACAACGTCACACGCTCGCTGCGCGAGGCGCTCGAAGCGTCCGTTCAGTTCACGCCCCATCCGGCAGCCAAACGCTTCGTCAAATTCCACAGCATCGAAAACGCCCACGCCTGTTGGGCGGAGCGTTTGCGCCGGCGTCTCGATATCCCCACGCCCGTCCCGCCTCTTACCTGGGATTGGGTCCTGGAAACCGCGCTCCCGCTTCCCGGGGGCGAGCCCCCGCCCTGACGCGAATCGGGTCCGCAATCCGTCGAATCCCACCCCCTCGCGCGGACCGATAAAGTGACGTCAACGCCCCCGGGGCGTTCGCTATCGCATTGGAACGGAGACCACGATGTCCAGGTCCGCCCACAAGATTCTCAACAAGGTTCTCCCGCGGTCGGGAAAGGAGGCGCTCCGCGGCGCCGCCCTCCAGTTCATCCCGACCATGCGCCATCTCGACATGCCGACCCGGATGCGTCACCTCGCAACGCTCGGATTCAACCCCGCCGTGATCTTCGATATCGGCGCCGCCCGGGGCGAGTGGGCCCGCATGGCCCACGAGGTTTTCCCCGAATCCCGGATCGTCTCGTTCGAGCCCAACAAGCGAGAACAGCCGAGCCTCGAAAAGGTCAAGAGCGAAATCCCCAACTTTCAGTACAAGCTCGGCTTCCTCGGCCCCAAGCGCGACACCGTCACTTACTCCGACGAAAACACGCAGACCTCTCTGCTCAGCGACACCAAATCCTCCGGCAACGCCACCGCCGAGATGTACGTCCTCGACGAACTGATCGCTTCGGGCGAGATCCCAAAGCCCGACTTCCTGAAGCTCGACGTGCAGGGTTTCGAACTCGAAGTGCTCAAGGGCGCCGAGAACGCTCTCAAGTCCGGGCCGGCGCTCCTGCTCGAAGTCAGTTTTATTGATTTCTTACCGCACATGCCGCTCATCGAAGACGTCATGAAATTCATGTCGCAGCACGATTACGTCTGGCACGATGTCATGGGCCTTTCCCGCCGGCCCGCCGACGACACCCTCTGGCAGATGGACGTGTTCTTCCTCAAGCGCGATCACCCGATGCGTCGGTGACGCGTCCGTGTCCTATAAGCTCGGTGCGTGCTTCTTCGACCTCCGAAACACGTTCGGAAACACCACCGGATTTTGACGGACCGACCCGTTCTTCGCCGTTTCCATTTCTTCCTCCCTTACGCTCCAGCCCCGCGTTGAGCCGTTCCATCGCCAATCCCGAAGAAGCAAATCCCCAGAGCGCCGCCGCGCCAAAGCCGGACTCCGGCTACGCAAGCAAGGTTCTGCGCGGCTCGGTCTGGATGATCGCCAACACGGTCGCCACCCGTATCGGCAGCTTCGTCTCGCAGATCTTTCTCGCCTGGTGGCTCACCAAATCCGATTTCGGAATCGTCGGAATCGCGCTCGCCATCAGCGGCATCGCCTCCGTCCTCCGCGACGGCGGCGTCCGCCAGATCCTTCTCAAACACCACGATCAACACGACCGCCTCCTGGGCCCGTGCTTCTGGATGG
The DNA window shown above is from Phycisphaeraceae bacterium and carries:
- a CDS encoding GDP-L-fucose synthase, with product MANAPSVQTTPIDWANARVAITGGAGFLGRAVQERLRARGVKPGNVFIPRRKDFDLTDRADCARLYRTAFGQQKVDVMIHLAAEVGGIGANQANPGRYFFANMAMALHLIEEARLDAMSERGGKFIQVGTICAYPKFAPIPFKEDDLWNGYPEETNAPYGVAKKAAWQMLDAYKLQYGFRGAFVLPVNLYGPYDNFDLKSSHVIPALIRKCVEAQARGDKEIVCWGTGSASREFLYVDDAAEGICRAADVMNDPDPINLGASFEITIKDLVELIVKLTGFKGGIVWDSTKPDGQPRRKLSVEKAEKLLGWKSQVTFEEGLKKTIDWYRANPSR
- a CDS encoding UDP-glucose/GDP-mannose dehydrogenase family protein, which produces MRLTMVGTGYVGLVTGVCFAGTGNDVTCFDVDARKIESLREGRCPIYEPGLEELLERNIKNGRLHFTTDPTEAYKDAEIIFICVGTPSDDAGHADLKYVLAAADDIAAAFSRFPGKPRTVVVKSTVPVGTTLKVRDRIRAAVPSAQFHVANNPEFLKEGDAINDFNKPDRVVVGVESDEAGALFRRLYDPFVRNGHPIFLMDILSSEMVKYASNNFLATKISFINEMANLCEAYGADIGKVREGMCADKRIGSQFLYPGLGYGGSCFPKDTLACIAMGQVAGVPVSVSQAVHDTNQRQRDRFFSRIESHFASTGDGSLKGKKLAFWGLAFKPRTDDVREAPALTLIAKALRAGASVTAFDPVAAETASAELGSAPRIVGDMYEAATDADALVICTDWDDFKSPDFDRLGAALKSRTIFDGRNLYRPDDMFARGFTYFSVGRQAKEHRAK
- a CDS encoding glycosyltransferase family 4 protein produces the protein MTSTPATTPQQDAPTIRLCMFQPALPKYRLPVFRELSSRSGIKFRLFFSADEPVKNVEPEGFDGESIRSRTILKRPHLIWRQAQIDLVDLSRFDVIMGGWNTRYLSLVPMLLLAQRRGIPTVLWGHGYSKRESYSRRFLRDSTGNLATALVFYGATARNRFVERNGRPERAFVAANSLDQREVQAARDAWRAKPDELQKFKEQHGLLPGPVLLFVSRLSPENRTDMLLQAGAILRKTYPDLRIVIVGGGMEDANLRAVAKDCGIDDRTIFTGPIYEESELAPWFLSSDLFVYPRNVGLSLLHAMGYGLPVITTDYEPSWAPEVDALQPWINGMTYQDGSVDALAHIVGSVLSDRERLDRMKASAFRTATQEYSLTKMVDGMEAAIRYAFEHRPKR
- a CDS encoding glycosyltransferase, coding for MHVVIFEPCPRGHRFTYVKHVISALAPLPVRISLATSPGAAQCETYPEQLAPLASRFEMVERYPEADPTGKLGFAWNTAASLARAAADLRPDHIIAPSSDGALEMLGARRLALLAPALARTELEAMVMGASWVYLDRGSMSRSARRWAKRRAWAALLGATSLKTLHIIDPLLMRSFRALTPSIAARTVLSPDPVEAIPHVGKAEARRRLGIEESGRLISCVGRLDERKGVDILIRAFLAASLSSDDRLLLVGTHMPEIRSLLEGEAADLVRSGRIISRDGYVSDEQMVLSIAAADLVGVTYRRHLGSASILIRAAAQGRPILSSDLGWPGETCRRFALGTACTVRDQDNVTRSLREALEASVQFTPHPAAKRFVKFHSIENAHACWAERLRRRLDIPTPVPPLTWDWVLETALPLPGGEPPP
- a CDS encoding FkbM family methyltransferase, whose amino-acid sequence is MSRSAHKILNKVLPRSGKEALRGAALQFIPTMRHLDMPTRMRHLATLGFNPAVIFDIGAARGEWARMAHEVFPESRIVSFEPNKREQPSLEKVKSEIPNFQYKLGFLGPKRDTVTYSDENTQTSLLSDTKSSGNATAEMYVLDELIASGEIPKPDFLKLDVQGFELEVLKGAENALKSGPALLLEVSFIDFLPHMPLIEDVMKFMSQHDYVWHDVMGLSRRPADDTLWQMDVFFLKRDHPMRR